The following proteins are co-located in the Verrucomicrobiota bacterium genome:
- a CDS encoding polysaccharide deacetylase family protein: protein MAFSSVPGTIWVRRASLAWLPADVVLLTFDDGPNELGRTTDRLLDVLERERVRAAFCLIGRLAEQAPAVVRRMRDSGHLLVNHTYQHRVEHQVRAVERELSRCDEAIGRACGMPGYLSRWFRPPGGWLTRAIRTCTAARGLQILPVTHFAFDTLYSHRGARQLVETHVRVAKRDRGGIFVVHDGLIRLRPLDRVGDFLGGKDRTWVPEAVEEMIRRLRTEGIRFGAPEEVLPGTGTKS, encoded by the coding sequence GTGGCATTCTCTTCCGTCCCCGGCACCATTTGGGTCAGACGTGCAAGCCTGGCGTGGCTGCCGGCCGACGTCGTCCTGTTGACCTTTGATGATGGTCCCAATGAGCTTGGCCGTACCACGGACCGGCTGCTGGACGTCCTGGAACGCGAAAGGGTTAGGGCGGCGTTCTGCCTGATCGGCCGCTTGGCGGAACAAGCCCCTGCGGTGGTGCGGCGGATGCGTGATTCGGGCCATCTCCTCGTGAATCATACCTATCAGCACCGGGTGGAACATCAGGTCCGCGCGGTAGAACGGGAACTCAGCCGGTGCGATGAGGCAATCGGGCGCGCGTGCGGAATGCCGGGGTACCTAAGCCGTTGGTTTCGGCCTCCGGGTGGATGGCTTACCCGTGCAATCAGAACCTGTACCGCAGCCCGAGGATTGCAGATCCTGCCGGTGACTCATTTTGCTTTTGATACCTTGTACAGTCACCGGGGCGCCCGGCAGTTGGTTGAAACGCATGTGCGGGTCGCAAAGAGGGATCGCGGCGGCATTTTCGTCGTGCACGACGGCTTGATCAGGTTGCGGCCGCTTGATCGCGTTGGCGACTTCTTGGGAGGTAAGGACCGGACCTGGGTTCCGGAAGCCGTTGAGGAGATGATCAGGCGGCTCCGTACCGAGGGAATCCGTTTCGGCGCGCCTGAGGAGGTGTTGCCCGGCACCGGTACGAAGTCTTAG